From the Manis javanica isolate MJ-LG chromosome 11, MJ_LKY, whole genome shotgun sequence genome, one window contains:
- the ALG8 gene encoding dolichyl pyrophosphate Glc1Man9GlcNAc2 alpha-1,3-glucosyltransferase isoform X3 has product MLNVHNVNYSSARTLLFQRFSVIFTDALFVYAVHECCKCIDGKKAGKELTEKPKFILSVLLLWNFGLLIVDHIHFQYNGFLFGLMLLSIARLFQKRHMEGAFLFAVLLHFKHIYLYIAPAYGIYLLRSYCFTANKPDGSIRWNSFSFVRLISLGLVVFLVSALSLGPFLALQNQLPQVFSRLFPFKRGLCHAYWAPNFWALYNALDKVLCVIGSELKLLDPNKIAKASMTSGLVQQFQHTVLPSVTPLATLLCSLVAILPSIFCLWFKPQGPRGFLQCLILCALSSFIFGWHVHEKAILLAVLPMSLLSVGKAGDASVFLILATTGHYSLFPLLFTAPELPIKILLMLLFTIYSISSLKTLFRKDKPLFNWMETFYLLGLGPLEVFCEFVFPFTSWKLKYPFIPLLLTSVYCAVGVTYSWFKLYVSVLTDPPVGKTKKQ; this is encoded by the exons ATGCTGAATGTCCATAACGTGAATTACTCCAGCGCAAGGACCTTACTTTTCCAGAGGTTTTCTGTCATCTTTACAGATGCACTCTTTGTGTATGCTGTCCACGA GTGCTGTAAATGCATTGAtggaaaaaaagcaggtaaagAACTTACAGAGAAGCCAAAGTTTATTCTGTCAGTATTACTGCTGTGGAACTTCGGGTTGTTAATTGTGGACC ATATTCATTTCCAGTACAATGgttttttatttggattaatgCTACTCTCCATTGCACGATtatttcag AAAAGGCATATGGAAGGAGCATTTCTCTTTGCTGTTCTTCTACATTTCAAGCATATCTACCTCTACATAGCACCAGCTTATGGTATATATCTGCTGCGGTCTTACTGTTTCACTGCAAATAAACCAG ATGGATCCATCCGATGGAACAGTTTCAGCTTTGTCCGTCTCATTTCTCTGGGACtggttgtttttctagtttctgctCTTTCATTGGGTCCTTTCCTAGCCTTG CAGAATCAACTGCCTCAAGTCTTTTCCCGACTCTTCCCTTTCAAGAGAGGCCTCTGCCATGCATATTGGGCTCCAAACTTCTGGGCCTTATACAATGCTTTGGACAAAGTGCTGTGCGTCATCG GTTCAGAATTGAAACTTCTTGATCCCAACAAGATTGCCAAGGCCTCAATGACAAGTGGTCTGGTTCAGCAGTTCCAACACACAGTCCTCCCCTCGGTGACTCCTTTGGCCACCCTCCTCTGTTCTCTGGTTGCCATATTG ccctctattttctgtctttggttTAAACCCCAAGGGCCCAGAGGCTTTCTCCAATGTCTAATTCTTTGTGCCTTGAGCTCATTCATATTTGGGTGGCATGTCCACGAAAAAGCCATACTCCTGGCAGTTCTCCCAATGAG ccttttgTCTGTGGGAAAAGCAGGAGATGCTTCGGTTTTTCTGATTCTGGCCACAACAGGACATTATTCCCTTTTCCCTCTGCTCTTCACTGCTCCAG aACTTCCCATTAAAATCTTACTCATGTTACTGTTTACCATCTATAGTATTTCTTCACTGAAGACTCTATTCAG AAAAGATAAACCTCTTTTTAATTGGATGGAAACTTTCTACCTCCTTGGCCTGGGGCCTCTGGAAGTCTTCTGTGAATTTGTATTCCCTTTCACCTCCTGGAAGCTGAAGTACCCCTTTATCCCTTTGTTACTAACCTCGGTGTATTGTGCAGTAGGCGTCACATATTCCTGGTTCAAACTGTACGTTTCAGTACTGACTGACCCTCCTGTCGGcaagacaaagaaacaataa